In Phyllopteryx taeniolatus isolate TA_2022b chromosome 8, UOR_Ptae_1.2, whole genome shotgun sequence, one genomic interval encodes:
- the LOC133482718 gene encoding trichohyalin-like isoform X4: MDGTEVLEGPHGDKFEFSEKEIKEYAQDIGIDPEKEPQLMWLAKKAMATELPTGWLERENESGKIYYYNCQLGTSIVDHPCKVHYCQLVVQERERVLHPPGDETSAVKNKKKLKEKQEGRKRAKEALKTQGDSRESDPDPAEDSINRTSCGDHGSDSPQPQLSGEFLCSDLLEKVVEEGEHMLVKNKKVEPAKVEPANSDFTCAVAISGLQILEEHPDEEKFSEEDIKEYAQDLGIDPEKEPQLMWLAKEAMSARLPPDWFAYRDERGDVFYSNYHSNTSIWEHPRDVQYRKLVAQEHERIQRAAALLASEGKENKQEKTSGFRGADATEEMTKLDVIGKAQSQNHSSETPQQQQQPESKVSENCACCDNQPETNAKDKWENEAAKSSHLVSAAGTCSLQIREDHKDEELSEEEIKQYARDIGIDPEREPELMWLAKKAMAEKLPPGWLEREDESGNIYFHNCQLDTCIWEDPSKMHYSQLVVKERERIQCIAVDGASVVKKNKKKVKEKQEERKRAKRKNSCSIRADLAEEITNTITESPQKPPLEELLDSHRNLATDMEKARKEEEKSEKAGIPIRRSKHADKPPPLKGDKFDTQLSNASNFETAVEKNQNCEIVPEKKMGEEEETYRTEKEQGDLKQRNVEREKNSRKVDMEGNDREHLIREGETKMHTLQKETKREEDVKVWQLKCEMEMRMLPPQKDLSTEVLKCLTGEKETQGRLHEEQLRTDEEVKLLNKERVLRICRYQEQLKREEEEEMERLRLEKEKRLLYYEEQRREEQAEAERLIREKERIEHYQMELKKEEEKEVERLKREMEVRTCLYKKQLSREEQKEVQQFKKESENRRHFLQEELKKEEAEEEKQVEQLKKDKDLRRQIYLEELRKEEEQEVEQLKREKEIRMCLLKREDDIDVEGFKREKEIRTILRMEEREKEEEEADKFQQDKVTRLYLFQKKMIQEEEEETERLKKEKEKQICFHQEKLKREEAEELERLKAKKEARMCQLWEQQRREVQEEEMLKREGTRKKAEIEKIMLLSQEELRGEEAVKAEQLMTDKEKRMALLLEELRREEDDEIQRLKQEESRIHLCHEELIQEEEVKRLKTEKVARMQCRQEELRREEEAAVEELKREETKIRIEIGLCKEKLMREQEEEAAQLRTETEIRMCLSREELKREEEEEVKRLKTEIEMRIQLRREKLRREEEEEVEQLKRAMEARMCDHQERLRRKEGDEVEQLNTEKKVKMELYQVKLRRDEEAEAEQLKTGKEARMRLYWEELTQVEKKEVEELKRKETNLKSDMEMRIQLCKEGIRKMEEDEVKGLKTQKEIRMRLCQEKLRREEVVEVKQMKTARETRIRLRREELRREEEEAVKQLKAEKEIKMHLNWEELRRVEEEDMERFKQDKETRMRLCQEELRREENEVEKLKEEERKKKKDLEMRLRLCQQELSREEDEEVERLKTAKETRISLCLDELRREEVEEAERIKRDLERRMHLHQQELMREEEEEIEHLKTVKEARVKLYLEELSKEGNEEFECLKREREMQLSFHREDLRREEEEAVERLENKKESRIQRHLQELRRKEAEEVQQFNKKKMRLKTEMEKRICLFQEGLRREEEEVVENLKKKKAITISIYQEELRREEEEEVERMKKEKESRICLCQEELRKDEEEETQLLKRAKEGRICQQKNELKREEEEEDRLKEDKLKKMRVRQEKLGRERDENVERLKNEKETRLRLCLEREKDKRTMRQEEVIKEEDEESLAREKENQLNEEAELLRREKLMHFCKGLRREQQEEGTEQLKKEKENPQREDDVEPLERENGTKCLLQEKLRPVEEVLRSDKRTCLRQEKLISKSKGETLNMNRTCVHQEELREEKVSEYLKREKQKPLHLNQDKVSIEEDTEKLKETEKRTRLRQEELMREEEDEIERLKKEKEQRTQRRQEELRRQENEEVQRLKRVKETRIILRQEELRGEEEEKTQLLKQEKERRTCVRQEQLKREEEDEVARFRWEKEKRTRLLQEKLWIEEEEERLTREKEKRARFRQMELIREEEEERLKKEKEKRTRLRQEELSKEEEEEAERLKMEKEKRMISHQEDLKKEEEQEAEGLKKKKEKRMHLLLKELKREEEEERLQKEKEKRIRLCLAELREEEEEMLRLKREKEKRMRLCQERLRREEEDEVERLKRKKEKRMHLWQEELRREEEEELEQLKNKKMSLFKLDLACEKEEELERLINKKGKRMRLCQMDLRGEEEEKKLKMEYKERLKALRQCLLAKRREEEALLMSDPKEELTETVQKEREEEQLKIRQDREAVLRALCSTLEERYQNVDLSAQPTQRRPYLEHLKAESEEELQQENSRHQDDVVKNVNLFQPEQLEDIKLNDLTDSFFCGTLELMGQATPQTWPK, from the exons AAATCAAGGAGTATGCCCAGGACATAGGCATTGATCCAGAAAAAGAGCCACAGCTTATGTGGCTTGCCAAGAAGGCCATGGCTACAGAATTGCCGACAGGATGGTTGGAACG CGAAAATGAGAGTGGGAAAATTTACTATTACAACTGCCAATTAGGCACATCCATTGTGGACCATCCCTGCAAAGTGCACTACTGTCAGCTGGTGGTTCAAGAGCGTGAGCGTGTCCTGCACCCACCTGGTGATGAGACTTCTGCTgtgaagaacaagaagaaattGAAAGAGAAACAGGAGGGAAGGAAAAGGGCAAAGGAAGCACTCAAAACACAAGGA GATTCAAGAGAGAGTGATCCAGATCCAGCAGAAGATAGTATTAACAGGACCAGTTGTGGAGACCACGGTAGCGATTCACCACAGCCACAG CTGTCGGGAGAGTTCCTCTGCTCTGATCTTCTAGAAAAAGTAGTTGAAGAAGGGGAGCATATGTTGGTGAAGAATAAGAAGGTTGAGCCTGCGAAGGTTGAGCCTGCTAACAG tgaCTTCACTTGTGCAGTAGCCATAAGTGGCCTGCAAATCCTTGAAGAGCACCCTGATGAAGAGAAGTTCTCTGAAGAAG ACATCAAGGAATATGCACAGGACTTGGGCATTGATCCAGAGAAAGAGCCTCAGCTCATGTGGCTTGCCAAGGAGGCTATGTCTGCCCGACTTCCTCCAGATTGGTTTGCTTA CCGAGATGAGCGTGGAGATGTTTTCTATTCCAACTACCATTCAAACACATCCATATGGGAACATCCTCGTGATGTCCAGTACCGCAAACTGGTGGCTCAGGAGCATGAGCGCATACAGAGGGCCGCTGCTCTCTTGGCATCAGAAGGCAAAGAGAACAAACAAGAGAAAACAAGTGGC ttcaGAGGCGCTGATGCAACAGAAGAGATGACCAAGCTAGATGTGATCGGCAAGGCCCAATCTCAGAACCACAGTAGTGAAACACCACAGCAACAG CAACAACCAGAGTCCAAGGTCTCTGAAAATTGTGCTTGTTGTGACAATCAACCGGAGACAAATGCCAAAGACAAATGGGAGAATGAGGCAGCCAAGAG TAGCCACCTTGTGTCTGCAGCAGGCACATGTAGCCTACAGATCCGTGAGGATCACAAGGATGAAGAACTTTCTGAAGAAG AGATTAAGCAGTATGCACGGGACATAGGCATAGATCCAGAGAGAGAGCCAGAGCTTATGTGGCTTGCCAAGAAGGCCATGGCTGAAAAACTGCCTCCAGGATGGTTAGAGCG AGAAGATGAGAGTGGGAACATTTACTTTCATAACTGCCAGTTAGACACATGCATCTGGGAAGACCCCTCAAAAATGCACTATAGTCAGCTGGTGGTTAAAGAGCGTGAGCGTATCCAGTGCATAGCTGTTGATGGGGCCTCTGTGgtgaagaagaacaagaagaaagtaaaagaaaaacaggaggAAAGGAAAAGGGCAAAG aGGAAGAATTCATGCAGTATCCGTGCGGATTTAGCAGAAGAGATTACAAACACCATTACTGAATCACCACAGAAACCG CCGTTGGAAGAACTGCTGGATTCTCATCGTAACTTGGCAACAGATATGGAAAAAGCcaggaaagaagaggaaaaaagtgaGAAGGCTGGGATTCCTATCAG GCGTAGTAAGCATGCAGATAAACCACCACCTCTAAAGGGTGACAAATTTGATACACAATTATCTAATGCTTCAAATTTTGAGACCgcagtggaaaaaaatcaaaactgtGAAATTGTACCAGAAAAGAAGatgggagaggaggaggagacgtaCAGGACTGAAAAAGAGCAGGGTGATCTGAAACAGAGAaatgtagagagagaaaagaacagCAGGAAAGTTGATATGGAGGGGAATGACAGAGAGCATTTAATTAGGGAGGGGGAGACAAAAATGCATACTCTCCAAAAGGAGACGAAGAGAGAGGAAGACGTGAAAGTGTGGCAGTTGAAATGTGAGATGGAGATGAGAATGCTTCCCCCCCAGAAAGACCTCAGCACAGAAGTACTCAAGTGTTTGACTGGAGAGAAAGAAACGCAAGGACGACTCCATGAGGAACAACTGAGGACAGACGAAGAGGTGAAGCTGTTGAATAAGGAGAGGGTATTGAGAATCTGCCGCTACCAGGAGCAGCTGaagagagaggaagaggaggagatggaGAGATTGCGACTCGAGAAGGAGAAAAGACTCCTCTACTATGAAGAACAAAGGAGAGAGGAACAGGCAGAGGCAGAGCGCTTAATTAGGGAAAAGGAAAGAATAGAGCACTACCAGATGGAACTAAAGaaggaggaagaaaaggagGTGGAGCGCTTAAAGAGGGAAATGGAAGTTAGAACATGTCTCTATAAGAAGCAACTAAGTAGGGAAGAACAGAaagaggtgcaacaatttaaAAAGGAAAGTGAGAATAGAAGACATTTCCTGCAGGAGGAGCTGAAGaaagaggaggcggaggaggaaaaGCAAGTGGAGCAGTTGAAGAAGGACAAAGACCTGAGAAGACAGATTTACCTAGAAGAACTGAGGAAAGAGGAAGAGCAAGAAGTTGAACAGTTGAAGAGGGAAAAAGAAATAAGAATGTGCCTCCTGAAAAGAGAGGACGATATAGACGTGGAAGGAttcaagagagagaaagagattaGAACAATTCTCCGCATGGAGGAAagggagaaagaggaggaggaggcagataAGTTCCAACAGGACAAGGTGACCAGATTGTAtctttttcagaaaaagatgatacaagaggaagaggaggagactgAACGGTTGAAGAAAGAAAAGGAGAAGCAAATATGTTTCCACCAAGAGAAGCTAAAGAGAGAGGAAGCGGAAGAGTTGGAGCGATTGAAGGCAAAGAAAGAGGCAAGAATGTGTCAGCTCTGGGAACAGCAAAGGAGAGAGGTACAGGAAGAGGAGATGTTGAAGAGGGagggaacaagaaaaaaagcagagattGAAAAAATAATGCTACTCTCACAGGAGGAGCTAAGGGGAGAGGAAGCGGTCAAGGCAGAGCAACTGATGACGGACAAGGAGAAGAGAATGGCTCTCCTTTTGGAGGAGCTGAGGCgggaggaagatgacgagatACAACGGTTGAAACAGGAGGAGTCTAGAATTCATCTCTGCCATGAAGAGCTAATTCAAGAAGAAGAGGTGAAGCGGTTGAAGACTGAGAAGGTGGCAAGAATGCAGTGTCGCCAAGAGGAGCTGAGGAGAGAGGAAGAGGCAGCGGTTGAGGAGTTGAAGAGGGAGGAGACAAAAATAAGGATTGAGATTGGCCTTTGCAAGGAGAAGTTAATGAGAGAACAAGAGGAGGAGGCAGCGCAGTTAAGAACAGAGACTGAAATAAGAATGTGCTTATCTCGGGAGGAGCTGaaaagagaggaagaggaggaggtgaagCGGTTGAAGACTGAAATTGAAATGAGAATTCAACTCCGCCGGGAGAAACTAaggagagaggaagaggaggaggtagaGCAGTTGAAGCGGGCGATGGAGGCAAGAATGTGTGACCACCAGGAGAGGCTTAGACGAAAGGAAGGGGACGAGGTTGAGCAGTTGAATACTGAAAAGAAGGTCAAAATGGAACTATACCAAGTGAAGCTAAGAAGGGATGAAGAGGCGGAAGCAGAACAGTTGAAGACAGGGAAGGAGGCTAGAATGCGTCTATATTGGGAAGAGTTAAcgcaagtggaaaaaaaagaggtggAAGAGTTGAAGAGGAAGGAGACAAATTTGAAGTCTGACATGGAGATGAGGATACAGCTTTGCAAGGAAGGTATCAGGAAAATGGAAGAGGATGAGGTAAAGGGGTTGAAGACACAGAAGGAGATAAGAATGCGCCTTTGCCAGGAGAAGTTGAGAAGAGAGGAAGTGGTGGAGGTGAAACAAATGAAGACAGCTAGGGAGACGAGAATACGTCTCCGCAGGGAGGAGCTgaggagagaggaagaggaggccgTGAAGCAGTTGAAGGCAGAAAAGGAAATCAAAATGCATCTCAACTGGGAGGAGCTGAGACGAGTGGAAGAGGAAGACATGGAGCGCTTCAAACAAGATAAAGAGACGAGAATGCGTCTCTGCCAGGAGGAGCTAAGACGAGAAGAAAATGAGGTGGAGAAGttgaaggaggaggagaggaaaaaaaagaaagatctTGAGATGAGATTGCGTCTTTGCCAGCAGGAGCTTAGCcgtgaggaagacgaggaggtggagcgtttgaagacCGCAAAAGAGACGAGAATTAGCCTGTGCTTGGATGAGCTGAGGCGAGAGGAAGTAGAGGAGGCAGAGCGTATAAAAAGGGATCTTGAGAGGAGAATGCATCTTCACCAGCAGGAGCTGAtgagagaggaagaagaggaaattGAGCATTTGAAGACAGTGAAGGAGGCAAGAGTGAAACTCTACCTAGAGGAACTAAGCAAGGAGGGAAATGAGGAGTTTGAGTGtttgaagagagagagagagatgcaaCTGTCCTTCCATCGGGAAGATCTGAggagagaggaagaagaggcagTAGAGCGTCTGGAGAATAAAAAGGAGAGCAGAATACAGCGCCACCTGCAAGAGCTTAGAAGAAAAGAAGCAGAGGAGGTGCAGCAGTTTAATAAGAAGAAGATGCGATTAAAGACAGAGATGGAGAAAAGAATTTGCCTTTTCCAGGAGGGGCTTAgaagagaggaagaagaggttgtagaaaatttgaagaaaaagaaggcGATTACAATCAGCATTTACCAGGAGGAACtgaggagagaagaggaggaggaagtggaaCGTatgaagaaggaaaaagaaagtAGAATATGTCTCTGTCAAGAGGAACTGAGGaaggacgaagaggaggagacaCAGCTTTTGAAGAGAGCGAAAGAGGGAAGAATCTGTCAGCAAAAGAATGAGCTGaagagagaggaagaggaagaggaccgCTTAAAGGAGGATAAATTGAAGAAGATGCGTGTGCGGCAGGAAaagctggggagagagagagacgaaaATGTGGAGCGGTTGAAGAATGAAAAGGAAACAAGATTGCGTCTCTGCCTGGAAAGGGAGAAGGACAAGAGAACGATGCGCCAGGAGGAAGTAATCAAAGAAGAGGATGAAGAGTCGCTAGCGAGGGAAAAGGAGAATCAGCTAAATGAAGAGGCTGAACTACTCAGGAGGGAAAAGCTAATGCATTTTTGCAAAGGGCTGAGGAGAGAGCAACAGGAAGAGGGCACTGAGCAGTTAAAGAAAGAGAAGGAGAATCCACAAAGAGAGGATGATGTGGAGCCGCTTGAGAGGGAAAACGGAACAAAATGTCTTCTCCAGGAGAAGCTGCGGCCTGTAGAGGAAGTGTTGAGGAGTGACAAGAGAACATGTCTCCGCCAGGAGAAACTGATTTCAAAGAGCAAGGGGGAGACATTGAACATGAACAGAACATGTGTACACCAGGAGGAACTGAGAGAGGAAAAGGTCTCAGAGTATTTGAAACGAGAGAAACAGAAGCCATTGCATCTCAATCAGGACAAAGTGAGCATAGAGGAAGACACTGAAAAATTAAAGGAGACAGAGAAGAGAACACGTCTTCGCCAGGAGGAGCTGATGcgagaggaagaggatgagATAGAACGACTGAAGAAGGAAAAAGAGCAAAGAACACAGCGCCGCCAAGAGGAGCTGAGGAGACAGGAAAATGAGGAGGTGCAGAGGTTGAAAAGGGTTAAGGAAACAAGAATTATTCTCCGTCAGGAAGAGCTTAGAGGTGAGGAAGAAGAGAAGACACAACTTTTAAAACAGGAGAAGGAAAGAAGAACATGTGTCCGCCAGGAGCAACTGAAgagagaggaggaagatgaggtgGCGCGGTTTAGGTGGGAAAAGGAGAAGAGAACACGTCTTCTGCAGGAGAAATTGTGGatagaggaagaagaggagaggtTGACCCGAGAGAAGGAGAAGCGAGCACGTTTCCGTCAGATGGAGCTGATtagggaggaagaggaagagcggTTGAAGAAGGAAAAGGAGAAGAGAACACGTCTTCGCCAGGAGGAGCTGagcaaggaggaagaggaagaggctgaaaggttaaaaatggaaaaggaGAAGAGAATGATTTCACACCAAGAGGATctaaagaaagaagaagagcaagaagCAGAagggttaaaaaagaaaaaagaaaaaagaatgcaTCTTCTCTTGAAGGAGCTcaagagggaggaggaggaagagcggTTACAAAAGGAGAAGGAAAAGAGGATACGTCTCTGTCTGGCTGAGctgagagaggaagaggaggagatgtTGAGATTAAAGAGGGAAAAGGAAAAGAGAATGCGGCTCTGTCAGGAGAGATTAAgaagagaggaggaggatgaggtaGAGAGGTTAAAAAGGAAGAAGGAGAAGAGAATGCATCTTTGGCAGGAGGAGTTgaggagagaggaagaggaggagttgGAGCagttaaagaataaaaaaatgtccctCTTCAAATTGGATTTGGCATGTGAAAAAGAGGAGGAGTTGGAGAGATTAATTAACAAGAAAGGAAAGAGAATGCGTCTCTGTCAAATGGACCTGAGAGGagaagaagaggagaagaaaCTGAAGATGGAGTACAAGGAAAGGCTGAA GGCTTTGCGGCAGTGTCTCCTGGCCAAGAGGCGAGAAGAGGAGGCATTGTTGATGTCTGACCCGAAGGAGGAATTAACAGAAACAGtccagaaagagagagaagaagAGCAACTTAAGATCAG GCAGGACCGTGAAGCCGTTCTCAGGGCACTTTGCAGCACACTGGAAGAAAG gTATCAAAATGTGGACCTGTCTGCTCAGCCCACTCAAAGGAGACCGTACCTTGAGCATCTGAAGGCAGAATCAGAAGAGGAGCTGCAGCAGGAGAACAGCAGACATCAGGACGACGTTGTGAAAAACGTGAATTTATTCCAACCTGAG CAGCTAGAAGACATTAAACTCAACGATCTGACCGATTCATTCTTCTGCGGGACTCTTGAGCTGATGGGAcag GCCACCCCGCAGACATGGCCCAAGTAG